Proteins from a genomic interval of Nostoc sp. TCL240-02:
- a CDS encoding NAD(P)H-quinone oxidoreductase subunit F, with amino-acid sequence MAQFLLETVWLVPCYALMGGLLAVPWSPGIIRKTGPRPAGYINLVMTFFAFVHSAIALQATWNHLPQEVFIPWLSTAGLDLTIALEISSVSVGALVVITGLNLLAQIYAIGYMEMDWGWGRFYSLLGLFEAGLCALVLCNNLFFSYVILEVLTLGTYLLVGLWFSQPLVVSGARDAFLTKRVGDLFLLMGVLALWPLAGTWSYPELAEWAATANVNPTTMALVGLALIAGPMGKCAQFPLHLWLDEAMEGPVPSTILRNSVVVASGAWVLIKLQPVLSLSPIVSSAMVAIGVVTAIGASLIAIAQVDLKRCQSYSVSAYMGLVFIAVGTQQDEAALLLVLTHAISAALLVMSTGGIIWNSITQDVTQLGGLWTRRPISAIAFIVGTLGLIGFPPLGSFWALVKLADGLWETQPWLVGVVIAVNALTAVSLTREFGLIFGGKATQMSQRSPEAHWPMVLPMIILLAFSLHLPLVLQNLSLLPDWEALNKDVVLLLIWSSISGCSLTGVVYLGNILKPIRLPWKGLQDLFAYDFYTPKLYRITIIFGVAKISQLADMIDRFVVDGIVNFVGLFSLLGGEGLKYSTSGQTQFYALTVLLGVSVLGMWVAWPFWGVQFLNLISQISTVG; translated from the coding sequence ATGGCTCAGTTTCTACTTGAGACTGTTTGGCTAGTTCCTTGCTATGCCTTAATGGGTGGCTTGTTAGCCGTGCCTTGGTCGCCGGGGATCATTCGAAAAACCGGGCCAAGACCAGCGGGTTACATAAACTTGGTGATGACATTTTTTGCGTTTGTACATAGTGCTATTGCCTTACAAGCAACTTGGAATCATCTACCCCAAGAAGTATTTATTCCTTGGTTATCTACAGCTGGTTTAGACCTCACCATTGCTTTAGAAATATCCTCGGTCAGCGTCGGCGCTTTAGTTGTAATTACTGGTTTGAATTTGTTGGCGCAGATTTATGCCATCGGTTACATGGAGATGGATTGGGGCTGGGGACGCTTCTATTCCTTATTGGGATTATTTGAAGCGGGACTATGCGCCCTCGTTCTGTGTAATAACTTGTTCTTCAGCTATGTAATTTTGGAAGTCCTCACACTGGGAACCTATCTATTAGTTGGCTTATGGTTTAGCCAGCCGTTAGTAGTCTCAGGTGCAAGAGACGCTTTCTTAACCAAGCGGGTGGGAGACTTATTCTTGCTGATGGGCGTGTTGGCATTATGGCCCCTCGCTGGAACTTGGAGTTATCCAGAACTAGCTGAGTGGGCGGCTACTGCTAACGTCAATCCAACAACAATGGCACTGGTAGGTTTAGCCTTAATTGCCGGGCCGATGGGTAAATGTGCCCAGTTCCCCCTGCATTTGTGGTTGGATGAAGCAATGGAAGGCCCAGTTCCCAGTACAATTTTGCGGAATTCTGTAGTGGTTGCTAGTGGTGCATGGGTGCTGATTAAACTGCAACCTGTGTTAAGCCTGTCGCCCATAGTTTCTTCTGCGATGGTCGCTATTGGGGTAGTGACAGCGATTGGTGCTTCTTTAATTGCGATCGCTCAAGTTGATCTTAAACGCTGTCAATCCTATTCTGTCAGTGCATACATGGGTTTAGTATTCATTGCCGTGGGAACGCAACAAGATGAAGCAGCGCTGTTGTTAGTACTCACCCATGCTATATCCGCAGCCCTATTGGTAATGAGTACCGGCGGAATTATCTGGAATAGTATCACTCAAGATGTTACCCAATTAGGCGGATTGTGGACACGTCGCCCGATTTCAGCAATAGCTTTTATCGTTGGGACTTTGGGGTTAATTGGTTTTCCACCACTAGGTAGCTTTTGGGCATTAGTAAAACTAGCAGATGGGTTGTGGGAAACGCAACCTTGGTTAGTGGGAGTAGTAATAGCTGTAAATGCTTTGACAGCCGTGAGTTTAACCAGAGAATTTGGTTTAATTTTTGGCGGTAAAGCTACACAAATGAGTCAGCGATCGCCTGAAGCACACTGGCCGATGGTTTTGCCGATGATAATTTTACTTGCCTTTAGTCTACATCTTCCTTTAGTGTTGCAAAATTTATCACTTTTACCAGATTGGGAAGCTTTAAATAAAGATGTCGTACTACTTTTAATTTGGTCAAGTATTTCCGGTTGCAGCCTCACTGGTGTGGTTTATTTAGGCAATATTCTTAAACCGATTCGTCTCCCTTGGAAAGGTTTACAAGACTTATTCGCATACGACTTTTATACCCCCAAACTCTATCGGATAACCATTATTTTTGGCGTTGCCAAAATTTCCCAACTTGCCGATATGATTGACCGCTTTGTTGTCGATGGCATCGTTAATTTCGTTGGTTTATTTTCACTATTAGGTGGTGAAGGTCTTAAATACAGCACCTCTGGACAAACCCAGTTTTACGCCTTAACCGTCTTATTAGGAGTAAGCGTTTTAGGAATGTGGGTAGCTTGGCCATTTTGGGGAGTGCAGTTTTTAAATTTGATTTCTCAAATTTCGACAGTTGGGTAG
- a CDS encoding NADH-quinone oxidoreductase subunit M, whose product MLSVLIWLPILAAALIAILPVSFPNHRIRLTALIFSGTVLAWNIFILLKFDISNPGMQFKEYLPWNETLGLNYQIGVDGLSILMLVLNSLLTWISIYSSNKETERPRLFYSMILLVSGGVAGAFLAENLLLFFLFYELELIPFYLLISIWGGSKRGYAGIKFLIYTAVSGALILVTFLGMVWLSGSTNFAFDAVSTENVSTAKQILLLAGIVLGFGIKIPLVPFHTWLPDAYVEASAPIAILLGGVLAKLGTYGLLRFGLGMFPHAWSIIAPTLAIWGAISAIYGAVIAIAQKDIKRMVAYSSVGHMGYILLAGAASTPLALVGAVAQMFSHGIILAILFHLVGVVEAKVGTRELDKLNGLMSPIRGLPLISALLVLGGMASAGIPGLTGFIAEFIVFQGSFSAFPIPTILCVVASGLTAVYFVILLNRTCFGRLDNFAYYPKVLWSEKIPALILAAFIIFLGIQPTWLVRWSESTTTTMVAAISPLEKTVISEVALK is encoded by the coding sequence ATGTTAAGTGTTTTGATTTGGCTCCCTATTTTAGCCGCCGCTCTGATAGCAATATTACCTGTAAGTTTCCCTAATCATCGTATTCGTTTAACAGCATTAATTTTTTCCGGAACAGTTCTTGCCTGGAACATATTTATCCTGCTAAAATTTGATATTAGCAATCCAGGAATGCAATTTAAAGAGTATTTGCCCTGGAATGAAACCCTTGGATTAAACTATCAAATAGGTGTTGATGGGCTTTCTATATTAATGTTGGTGCTAAATAGCCTGCTCACCTGGATTTCAATTTACAGCAGCAATAAAGAAACTGAACGCCCCCGACTGTTCTACTCCATGATTTTATTAGTGAGTGGAGGAGTTGCAGGTGCTTTCCTCGCTGAAAATTTACTGCTATTCTTCCTATTCTACGAACTAGAATTAATCCCCTTCTACTTGCTAATTTCCATTTGGGGGGGGTCAAAACGGGGTTATGCTGGGATTAAATTCCTAATTTATACTGCGGTTTCGGGAGCATTAATTCTGGTAACATTCTTGGGTATGGTGTGGCTGAGTGGTTCTACCAATTTTGCTTTTGATGCAGTCTCTACAGAAAATGTGTCAACAGCAAAACAAATCCTTTTACTAGCAGGAATAGTCTTAGGTTTTGGTATTAAAATTCCCTTAGTTCCCTTCCATACTTGGCTACCCGATGCTTACGTTGAGGCTTCAGCACCAATTGCCATTCTTCTCGGTGGTGTGTTGGCAAAGCTGGGAACTTATGGATTGTTGCGATTTGGATTGGGTATGTTTCCCCATGCTTGGAGTATTATTGCACCGACTCTGGCGATCTGGGGAGCAATCAGCGCTATCTATGGGGCGGTAATTGCGATCGCTCAAAAAGATATCAAGCGCATGGTAGCATACAGTTCCGTCGGTCACATGGGTTATATCTTGCTAGCTGGTGCTGCTAGTACTCCCTTAGCACTCGTTGGTGCAGTCGCCCAAATGTTTAGTCACGGTATCATCCTGGCGATTCTCTTCCACTTGGTGGGAGTCGTAGAAGCCAAAGTCGGTACGCGCGAGTTAGATAAACTCAATGGTTTAATGAGTCCCATACGCGGCTTACCCTTAATTAGCGCCTTACTAGTTTTAGGTGGGATGGCTAGTGCTGGTATTCCCGGTTTAACAGGATTCATCGCCGAATTTATCGTCTTTCAAGGTAGTTTCTCTGCCTTTCCCATCCCAACTATTTTGTGTGTAGTAGCTAGTGGATTAACCGCAGTTTATTTTGTCATTCTCCTCAACCGCACTTGTTTTGGCAGACTAGATAACTTCGCTTACTATCCTAAAGTTCTTTGGTCTGAAAAAATCCCAGCTTTAATTTTGGCAGCCTTTATCATCTTTTTGGGAATACAACCCACTTGGTTGGTGCGTTGGAGTGAATCTACAACTACAACAATGGTGGCTGCAATTTCCCCGTTAGAAAAAACCGTAATCTCTGAAGTAGCGCTGAAATAG
- a CDS encoding DUF4112 domain-containing protein gives MPDSPTRFSMIEPDAKAPTLKRLRQLSRLLDNVITIPGTKIGFGLDPILGLIPIGGDFLGVMFSSYIILEAARLGVSRATLGKMVVNVIVDGLVGTVPVLGDFFDFAWRANTNNIKLLEEYLKFPSEQKSADRLFIIALLVGLLLISIILVALPVILIRIFWNALTGG, from the coding sequence ATGCCAGATTCTCCTACTCGGTTTTCTATGATTGAACCTGATGCTAAAGCACCCACCTTGAAGCGCCTGCGTCAGTTAAGTCGGCTGCTGGATAATGTTATTACTATTCCTGGTACAAAGATTGGTTTTGGTCTAGATCCAATTTTAGGACTTATACCTATTGGTGGTGATTTTTTGGGAGTCATGTTTTCTAGCTATATCATCCTAGAAGCAGCGCGGCTGGGTGTCTCTAGAGCCACTTTAGGCAAAATGGTTGTAAATGTTATCGTTGATGGCTTGGTAGGCACTGTCCCCGTTTTGGGAGACTTTTTTGATTTTGCCTGGAGAGCTAACACTAATAATATCAAGCTATTGGAAGAATACTTAAAGTTTCCCAGCGAGCAAAAGAGTGCAGATAGGTTATTTATCATTGCTCTTTTGGTTGGATTGTTGCTAATATCCATTATTTTAGTAGCATTACCCGTAATCCTAATTAGAATATTCTGGAACGCTTTAACTGGTGGTTAA
- a CDS encoding alpha/beta fold hydrolase has translation MKDWWQATFPKGRQTLIITDAKGYPVQISYGEKGKGKPLILLHGMGSWSYNWRHSVTELSKYFRVICFDAKGFGFSEKPLSRREHNGHQVIEFQRIIQALCDEPAVIVAESLGGLVALALAQENPQLIGQLVVVNVPVFAQRLPHWAMGLLAQTPLEIIQTVDSLRLAYLFAPLLREIMAIERRGVLFDPSILTKEDVYWITYPFIQFPGTIVKVAEELQIAAREIENWQANKPNMLTKIQNKLSAIKCPTLVLWGDQDSWFPATHGEKLHQHIPNSKLKILSNCYHDASSGASKELNAAILEFLRDGNTLRPLDG, from the coding sequence ATGAAAGATTGGTGGCAAGCTACTTTTCCCAAAGGACGGCAAACTTTAATTATTACTGATGCTAAAGGCTATCCTGTACAAATTTCTTATGGCGAAAAAGGTAAAGGAAAACCGCTAATTTTATTACATGGTATGGGTAGTTGGAGCTATAATTGGCGACACAGCGTCACAGAATTATCTAAATATTTTCGGGTAATTTGTTTTGATGCCAAAGGTTTTGGCTTTTCTGAAAAACCATTGTCTCGTCGAGAACACAATGGTCATCAAGTTATTGAGTTTCAAAGAATTATTCAGGCATTATGTGATGAACCCGCAGTGATTGTAGCAGAATCTCTGGGGGGATTAGTTGCCCTTGCTCTTGCTCAAGAAAATCCGCAGTTAATCGGGCAGCTAGTAGTAGTAAATGTACCTGTTTTTGCCCAACGTCTACCCCATTGGGCTATGGGATTACTTGCCCAAACTCCTCTAGAAATCATCCAAACAGTTGACTCCTTACGTCTAGCATATTTGTTTGCACCTCTATTAAGAGAAATTATGGCAATAGAAAGACGTGGGGTATTATTTGATCCGTCAATTTTGACAAAAGAAGATGTCTATTGGATAACTTATCCGTTTATTCAATTTCCTGGTACGATTGTCAAAGTTGCCGAAGAGTTACAAATAGCAGCGCGAGAAATTGAGAATTGGCAAGCAAATAAGCCAAATATGCTTACCAAAATTCAAAATAAACTAAGTGCAATTAAGTGTCCTACATTAGTTTTGTGGGGGGATCAAGATAGTTGGTTTCCTGCTACTCATGGTGAAAAATTACATCAGCATATCCCAAATTCCAAATTAAAAATTTTGTCTAACTGCTATCATGACGCTTCAAGTGGTGCTTCTAAGGAGTTGAATGCAGCGATTCTGGAATTTTTACGGGATGGTAACACATTAAGACCGCTTGATGGCTAA
- a CDS encoding carbonic anhydrase, with the protein MSRQHPQINLSRRSLFKFGAGAIGTGVLTAGLGSNLLAAEKKAPPAPAENDITPDKALQELLDGNERFVKTKRRNPNQTHSRLVEVAKGQKPFASILGCADSRVPSEIIFDQGLGDLFVCRIAGNIATTQQIGSLEFGSLVLGTKVIMVIGHERCGAVDAAIKGAPVPGQIGSLLEAIKPSVESTKGKSGDKLENACKANVLAQVEKLKSSSVLSELIKAEKLKIVGGYYDLDTGKISLVS; encoded by the coding sequence ATGAGCAGACAACATCCACAAATCAATCTTTCCAGAAGGAGTCTATTCAAGTTTGGTGCAGGTGCCATCGGTACAGGCGTACTGACAGCCGGACTTGGCTCAAATTTACTTGCAGCCGAAAAAAAAGCCCCACCAGCGCCAGCAGAAAATGATATTACCCCCGATAAGGCATTGCAAGAGTTATTAGATGGGAATGAAAGATTTGTCAAAACAAAACGTCGCAATCCCAACCAAACCCATTCACGTTTAGTCGAAGTTGCCAAAGGTCAAAAGCCTTTTGCTTCTATTTTAGGTTGTGCAGATTCACGCGTACCATCAGAGATTATTTTTGACCAAGGACTTGGAGATTTATTTGTCTGTCGCATAGCTGGAAATATTGCCACAACACAGCAAATTGGTAGCTTAGAATTTGGCAGCTTAGTGTTAGGCACTAAAGTCATCATGGTAATAGGACATGAAAGATGTGGTGCTGTAGATGCTGCTATTAAAGGCGCTCCAGTCCCAGGACAAATTGGAAGTTTGCTTGAAGCAATTAAACCAAGTGTAGAAAGTACCAAAGGAAAATCAGGAGATAAGTTAGAAAATGCTTGTAAAGCAAATGTTTTAGCGCAAGTTGAGAAATTGAAGTCATCGTCAGTTTTATCTGAATTAATCAAGGCAGAAAAGCTGAAAATAGTCGGTGGTTATTACGATTTAGATACTGGCAAAATCAGTCTAGTAAGTTAG
- a CDS encoding YihY/virulence factor BrkB family protein codes for MPKPRFFRFFYYLNWRTLKKTFVRTMERRLLGLASEIAFNAMLSLFPAILAVLTAIGLLAESLQATFKQLAAQLSQILPEQALVLIRDFATTEITNSRNSGLFSLSFALAIWTASGAVSTAMTALDQIHQIPSENMRPFWKAKLVSLGLTVGTMLLLVLASFLVFTSDWLLGIVVRENSSLIVLLHLWQLLRWPLALSIVAVAFGFVYRYGPSVWNPGTPMMPGAILAAVFWAILSALFRLYVANFGNYNKVYGAVGAVIVLMLWLSMSAAVLLIGDQLNVTVGEDMRLKAQSQSNEKY; via the coding sequence ATGCCAAAGCCCCGTTTTTTTCGCTTCTTTTACTACCTCAATTGGCGCACGCTCAAAAAAACTTTTGTTAGGACAATGGAAAGACGACTTTTGGGACTAGCCTCAGAAATCGCCTTCAATGCCATGTTATCGCTGTTTCCAGCGATTCTTGCTGTCCTCACAGCCATTGGTTTATTGGCAGAATCTTTACAAGCTACCTTTAAACAATTAGCGGCCCAACTTAGTCAAATCCTACCCGAACAAGCCCTGGTTCTAATTCGTGATTTTGCTACCACAGAAATTACTAATTCTAGAAACAGTGGCTTATTTTCTTTGAGCTTTGCATTAGCAATTTGGACTGCTTCTGGGGCGGTGAGTACCGCTATGACAGCCCTCGACCAAATTCATCAAATTCCTTCAGAAAATATGCGCCCCTTTTGGAAAGCCAAGCTCGTCTCTCTGGGATTAACAGTTGGTACTATGTTGCTTTTAGTGCTGGCTTCTTTCTTAGTGTTTACCAGCGATTGGCTTTTGGGAATAGTAGTACGCGAAAATAGTTCCTTGATCGTCTTATTACATCTTTGGCAGTTGTTACGTTGGCCTTTAGCTTTAAGTATTGTTGCTGTTGCTTTTGGCTTTGTCTATCGCTACGGACCAAGTGTATGGAACCCAGGCACGCCAATGATGCCTGGAGCAATTTTGGCAGCTGTTTTCTGGGCAATATTGTCTGCCCTATTTCGGCTTTATGTGGCGAATTTTGGCAATTATAATAAAGTATATGGTGCAGTAGGGGCTGTGATAGTTTTAATGCTATGGCTATCGATGAGCGCTGCTGTACTGTTAATCGGCGATCAGCTGAACGTGACAGTCGGTGAAGATATGCGCCTAAAAGCACAGTCACAATCTAACGAAAAATATTAA
- a CDS encoding CO2 hydration protein, producing MTAIKTAIKLPPSKHEFAEVIHRLEAGGAMLPDTPENLMQIIGLYKAYAVPMDFYWRDLLYIAENEFLNPVPFFKYFLPKEYLELHNHYAGDDADLRIWRGEATAHPELLAFMEKGETFKMPKLLHHLFHDRINMEFAEACMRAMLWHRGMGGQFDPYLDSDEYKANADRAIKAYFQGNPVMLGLYKLFPDMFLEQCRQMSYYANLGLFWEVMAPVFFEMSDRYDEGTISTVPEAMSFLVNGIFAIAGRPIYHHVYIRGECYEIVPKSKGFMWLYEAALPYVEAVFYRTAPFRGTKSYNAQARQVPEDQKDFHYGILYADVFPVGTAGIPPTLLMQDMLHFLPPYLVDYYSQHCRGEEDMLIQLGVSFQRSMYCVTSAVIQALRTALLYPLDDQNPKHLQANRDFFEMQLNRFTRPDYNIRDAARLGSIQKQDYR from the coding sequence ATGACAGCAATTAAAACAGCAATTAAATTACCACCTTCCAAACATGAATTTGCCGAAGTAATTCACCGCTTAGAAGCAGGCGGTGCAATGTTACCCGATACTCCAGAAAATTTGATGCAAATCATCGGTTTATATAAAGCTTATGCTGTGCCGATGGATTTTTACTGGCGCGACCTACTTTATATTGCTGAAAATGAATTTTTAAACCCGGTTCCTTTCTTTAAATACTTCTTACCCAAAGAGTATTTAGAACTGCATAATCATTATGCTGGCGATGATGCCGATTTACGAATTTGGCGCGGCGAAGCTACTGCACATCCAGAACTTTTGGCATTTATGGAGAAGGGTGAAACTTTCAAAATGCCGAAGTTATTGCATCACTTATTCCACGATCGCATTAACATGGAGTTTGCTGAAGCTTGTATGCGGGCGATGTTATGGCATAGAGGGATGGGTGGACAATTTGACCCTTACCTAGATTCAGACGAATACAAAGCCAACGCTGATCGAGCAATTAAAGCTTATTTCCAAGGAAATCCAGTCATGCTGGGGCTTTACAAGCTGTTTCCCGATATGTTTTTGGAACAGTGCCGCCAGATGTCATACTACGCTAATTTGGGCTTATTCTGGGAAGTCATGGCCCCAGTATTCTTTGAAATGTCCGACCGCTATGATGAAGGTACGATTAGTACCGTCCCAGAGGCAATGAGCTTCTTAGTTAATGGTATATTTGCGATCGCAGGTCGTCCCATTTACCATCACGTTTATATTCGTGGTGAATGCTACGAAATTGTCCCCAAATCTAAGGGTTTTATGTGGCTATACGAAGCCGCATTACCTTACGTAGAAGCCGTTTTCTATCGCACTGCACCATTCCGAGGGACAAAATCTTATAATGCTCAAGCGCGTCAAGTACCAGAAGACCAAAAAGACTTTCACTATGGTATTCTTTACGCTGATGTATTTCCAGTCGGTACTGCTGGTATTCCCCCGACATTATTAATGCAAGATATGTTGCATTTTTTGCCCCCATATCTTGTTGATTACTACAGCCAACATTGCCGGGGTGAAGAAGATATGTTGATTCAGTTGGGAGTTAGTTTTCAACGGTCAATGTACTGTGTTACTTCTGCGGTCATTCAAGCTTTGCGAACTGCACTTTTATATCCTTTAGATGACCAAAATCCTAAACATTTACAAGCCAATCGAGATTTTTTTGAAATGCAGCTAAATCGCTTTACTCGACCCGACTATAATATTCGTGATGCTGCTCGTTTAGGGAGTATTCAAAAGCAAGATTATAGATAA
- a CDS encoding class I SAM-dependent methyltransferase, with product MPKQSIGLDDQLYNYLLSVSLREPEILLKLRQETASHHRSTMQISPEQGQFMRLLVQLIGAKKTLEVGVFTGYSSLSVALALPDDGKIIAADVSEEFTAIARRYWQEAGVAHKIDLRLAPGLETLDQLLATGQAETFDFAFIDADKENYDGYYERSLQLLRPGGLIVIDNVLWSGQVADPENQDESTQSIRALNEKLHHDERVTLSLVPIADGLTLAIKRS from the coding sequence ATGCCAAAACAGTCTATAGGTCTTGACGATCAACTCTATAATTACCTTTTATCCGTTTCACTGCGGGAACCAGAGATTCTTTTGAAGTTGCGCCAAGAAACTGCCAGTCATCACAGAAGCACAATGCAGATTTCACCAGAACAAGGGCAGTTTATGAGACTGCTAGTACAGCTGATTGGAGCCAAGAAAACCCTAGAAGTTGGTGTATTTACAGGTTATAGCTCACTCTCAGTTGCTTTAGCACTTCCTGATGATGGTAAAATTATTGCTGCTGATGTGAGTGAAGAATTTACTGCGATCGCCCGCCGATATTGGCAAGAAGCCGGAGTTGCCCATAAAATCGATCTACGATTGGCTCCAGGTTTAGAAACTTTAGATCAGCTGTTGGCAACTGGACAAGCCGAGACATTTGATTTTGCTTTTATTGATGCTGATAAAGAAAATTATGATGGATATTATGAGCGATCGCTGCAATTATTGCGTCCAGGTGGCTTAATTGTGATTGATAATGTTTTATGGTCAGGACAAGTTGCTGACCCGGAAAATCAAGATGAAAGCACCCAATCGATTCGCGCACTCAATGAGAAGTTACATCATGATGAACGGGTAACACTTTCCCTTGTCCCCATTGCCGATGGACTTACCTTAGCCATCAAGCGGTCTTAA